One window of Novosphingobium sp. 9U genomic DNA carries:
- a CDS encoding efflux RND transporter permease subunit translates to MSRIFIDRPIFAWVLAIIVMLAGAGALTMLPNQEYPDIAPVQVNISATYPGAQAQAIENSVTQVLEQQLTGIDGLLYFSSQSSNRGRATISATFAKGTDPDIAQVQVQNQIQSALARLPQQVQTQGVRVTKSNPDQLMLVAVYDATDTRSNQDVSDYLASNIQDPLSRVDGVGEVNVFGAPHAMRIWLDPRKLAAVALMPNDVVTAIRAQNTEVAAGEVGGVPSPDEQMLNATVTAQSRLQTPEQFRAIVIKTQTDGSTVTVGDVARVEIGAESYSVVSRVNGHPGAGISISLSPGADALRTAEAVKAQMKDLTRDMPEGLEYVYGSDTTDFIKLSVEEVEKALLEAIALVVVVMFVFLQSWRATLIPTIAVPVVLLGTFAVFYVVGFSINTLTLFGLVLAIGLLVDDAIVVVENVERLLEENPGMSPREATIKSMDELTVALVAIALVLSAVFLPMAFFGGSTGVIYRQFSLTVITAMVLSVLVALILSPALTATLLKPKSEEPKPGLLRRRFPAVGDRLVRFSHGFNERFDRLSGRYADTVARVVDRKWLFLVIYAVVVAIMALLFLRLPSGFLPTEDQGTVIVQYRLPAGTVLGRTQKVQQAVERYFLTQEKSNISSMFTVSGGGQGAAGQNTGNGFVKLKDWADRPGKENNADSIVQRASRSLSVLRDAQVFALVPGAVRGLGTSSGFTMELQNASGMSREKFIEARDQLLAAANADQRLTGVRLSDLPDVSTLSVNVDQQRATAFGLTPGNVNDTLATAWGGTYVNDFIDKGRVKRVYVQGDAPYRSRPEDLGQWYVRSSSGAMSPFSAFAQTGWSTVPSTTSRFNGIPSYEFSGQAAPGVSSGTAMDIMEELAGKIPGTTVAWAGQSYQERLSSGQGPLLYGLSLLVVFLCLAALYESWSIPVAVLLVIPLGLVGAIFAVTLRGLENDVYLQIGLLTTMGLAAKNAILMIEFAEQAEKQGKRVIDAAIEAARIRLRPILMTSFAFIFGVLPLALATGAGANSRVAIGTAVVGGMLTATILAIFYIPLFFVLVRRGVRDGLRAARARIAPYRSRRDEEPRESDGEPA, encoded by the coding sequence ATGTCACGCATTTTCATCGATCGGCCGATCTTCGCCTGGGTTCTCGCGATCATCGTCATGCTCGCCGGCGCCGGCGCGCTGACGATGCTGCCGAACCAGGAATATCCAGACATCGCGCCGGTTCAGGTCAACATTTCTGCCACATACCCCGGCGCGCAAGCCCAGGCGATCGAGAACAGCGTCACCCAGGTGCTGGAACAGCAGCTGACCGGCATCGACGGGCTACTGTACTTCAGTTCGCAGTCCTCGAACCGTGGCCGCGCGACCATCAGCGCGACATTCGCCAAGGGCACTGACCCGGATATCGCACAGGTCCAGGTCCAGAACCAGATCCAGAGCGCGCTCGCCCGCCTGCCGCAGCAGGTGCAGACGCAGGGCGTGCGTGTCACCAAGTCGAACCCCGACCAGCTGATGCTGGTGGCGGTCTACGATGCGACCGACACCCGCTCGAACCAGGACGTCTCGGACTACCTGGCTTCGAACATCCAGGACCCGCTATCGCGCGTCGACGGCGTCGGCGAAGTGAACGTGTTCGGCGCGCCGCACGCAATGCGCATCTGGCTCGACCCGCGCAAGCTGGCGGCGGTAGCACTGATGCCCAACGACGTGGTCACGGCCATTCGCGCGCAGAACACGGAAGTGGCGGCGGGCGAAGTGGGCGGCGTGCCCTCGCCCGATGAGCAGATGCTCAACGCCACCGTGACGGCGCAGTCCCGCCTGCAGACACCCGAGCAGTTCCGCGCGATCGTCATCAAGACCCAGACCGACGGCTCCACCGTGACCGTCGGCGATGTCGCCCGGGTCGAGATCGGCGCGGAGAGCTATTCGGTGGTGAGCCGCGTCAACGGCCATCCCGGTGCCGGTATCTCGATCTCGCTGTCCCCCGGTGCCGACGCGCTGCGCACGGCCGAGGCAGTCAAGGCGCAGATGAAGGACCTCACCCGCGACATGCCGGAGGGGCTGGAATACGTCTACGGCAGCGACACCACCGACTTCATCAAGCTCTCGGTCGAGGAAGTCGAAAAAGCGCTGCTCGAGGCGATCGCGCTGGTCGTGGTCGTGATGTTCGTCTTCCTGCAAAGCTGGCGCGCCACGCTGATCCCAACGATCGCGGTTCCGGTCGTGCTGCTCGGCACCTTCGCCGTGTTCTACGTCGTCGGCTTCTCGATCAACACGCTGACCCTGTTCGGCCTGGTGCTGGCCATCGGCCTGCTGGTGGACGATGCCATCGTCGTGGTCGAGAACGTGGAGCGACTGCTGGAGGAGAACCCCGGCATGAGCCCGCGCGAGGCGACGATCAAGTCCATGGACGAACTCACCGTCGCGCTGGTCGCCATTGCGCTGGTGCTCTCCGCGGTGTTCCTGCCGATGGCGTTCTTCGGTGGGTCGACCGGCGTCATCTACCGCCAGTTCTCGCTGACCGTGATCACCGCCATGGTGCTCTCGGTGCTGGTGGCGCTGATCCTTAGCCCGGCGCTGACCGCGACGCTGCTCAAGCCCAAGAGCGAGGAGCCCAAGCCCGGCCTGCTGCGTCGTCGCTTCCCTGCTGTCGGCGATCGTCTGGTGCGCTTCAGCCACGGCTTCAACGAGCGGTTCGATCGCCTGAGCGGGCGCTATGCCGACACGGTGGCCCGCGTGGTCGATCGCAAGTGGCTGTTCCTGGTGATCTACGCAGTCGTGGTCGCGATCATGGCGCTGCTATTCCTGCGCCTTCCCAGCGGCTTCCTGCCGACCGAGGACCAAGGCACGGTGATCGTCCAGTACCGCCTGCCCGCCGGTACCGTGCTCGGCCGCACGCAGAAGGTGCAGCAGGCGGTGGAACGCTACTTCCTAACGCAGGAAAAGAGCAACATCTCCAGTATGTTCACCGTTTCGGGCGGCGGCCAGGGTGCCGCCGGGCAGAACACGGGCAACGGCTTCGTCAAGCTGAAGGACTGGGCCGACCGTCCGGGCAAGGAGAACAATGCCGACAGCATCGTCCAGCGCGCCTCGCGCTCGCTGTCGGTGCTGCGCGACGCGCAGGTCTTCGCGCTGGTGCCCGGCGCGGTGCGCGGCCTGGGCACCTCCTCGGGCTTCACCATGGAGCTGCAGAACGCCAGCGGCATGAGCCGCGAGAAGTTCATCGAGGCGCGTGACCAGCTGCTCGCCGCCGCCAACGCCGACCAGCGCCTGACCGGCGTGCGCCTGAGCGACTTGCCCGATGTCTCCACCCTGTCGGTCAACGTCGATCAGCAGCGCGCGACCGCCTTCGGTCTCACGCCTGGCAACGTCAACGACACCCTGGCCACGGCCTGGGGTGGCACATACGTCAACGACTTCATCGACAAAGGGCGCGTCAAGCGCGTCTACGTCCAGGGCGACGCGCCCTATCGCAGCCGGCCCGAGGACTTGGGCCAGTGGTACGTGCGGTCCAGCAGCGGCGCGATGTCGCCCTTCTCGGCCTTTGCGCAGACCGGCTGGTCCACGGTGCCGAGCACGACCTCGCGCTTCAACGGCATTCCCTCGTACGAGTTCAGCGGCCAGGCAGCGCCGGGCGTCAGCTCGGGCACGGCGATGGACATCATGGAGGAACTGGCGGGCAAGATCCCCGGCACTACCGTCGCCTGGGCGGGCCAGTCGTATCAGGAGCGGCTGAGCTCAGGCCAAGGGCCGCTGCTCTACGGCCTGTCGCTGCTGGTCGTGTTCCTGTGCCTGGCCGCGCTGTACGAGAGCTGGTCCATTCCGGTCGCGGTGCTGCTCGTCATCCCGCTCGGCCTCGTCGGCGCGATCTTTGCGGTGACGCTGCGTGGGCTGGAGAACGACGTCTACTTGCAGATCGGCTTGCTGACCACGATGGGCCTCGCCGCCAAAAACGCGATCCTGATGATCGAGTTCGCCGAGCAAGCCGAGAAGCAGGGCAAGCGCGTGATCGATGCCGCCATCGAAGCCGCCCGAATCCGCTTGCGCCCGATCCTGATGACCAGCTTCGCGTTCATCTTCGGCGTGCTCCCGCTCGCCCTGGCGACCGGCGCAGGCGCCAACAGCCGTGTCGCGATCGGTACGGCAGTGGTCGGCGGCATGCTCACCGCGACGATCCTGGCGATCTTCTACATCCCGCTGTTCTTCGTACTCGTCCGCCGTGGCGTGCGTGACGGGCTGCGCGCAGCGCGAGCACGGATCGCGCCTTATCGCAGCCGTCGCGACGAGGAACCGCGCGAGAGCGATGGAGAACCGGCATGA
- a CDS encoding efflux RND transporter periplasmic adaptor subunit: protein MSVVVLAGCGKSEDKGKGQRPPPKVGFVVAAPSAVPQPVTLGGRTVAFETSEVRPQVAGVIQRRLFEEGSYVRAGQPLFQIDPSLYRADVNQAQANLASARASADAAVAKARRYKPLAEMQAVAAQDYTDAAAQARVARATVAQNNAALETARVNLRFTTVPAPISGRIGRSLVTVGGLASNSQTTPLAVIQRTDPMFVDMQQSAADLTALRRKLRTGGIEAGSTQVTLKLEDGSDYPQTGTVQFSEVTVNQDTGTVTLRARFPNPQGMLLPGTFVNAVFNQAIETNAFLVPQQAIQRDFDGSAYVMLVGPKDKTGGNKAVRRKVMATRTFGANWVVTSGLVRGDRIIMQGLNGLKQGAPIVPVPASAPQDPTKAPRGGAGGKSGAGQGAPSKQGS from the coding sequence ATGAGCGTGGTGGTGCTCGCCGGCTGTGGCAAGTCGGAAGACAAGGGGAAGGGGCAGCGGCCCCCACCTAAGGTCGGCTTTGTCGTCGCCGCCCCCAGCGCGGTGCCGCAACCGGTCACGCTGGGTGGCCGCACCGTAGCGTTCGAGACCAGCGAAGTGCGCCCGCAAGTCGCAGGCGTCATCCAACGCCGCTTGTTCGAGGAAGGCAGCTACGTGCGCGCCGGGCAGCCGCTGTTCCAGATCGACCCGAGCCTCTACCGCGCCGACGTCAACCAGGCGCAGGCCAATCTCGCCAGCGCGCGCGCCAGTGCCGACGCTGCAGTGGCCAAGGCTCGGCGCTACAAGCCACTGGCCGAGATGCAGGCCGTCGCCGCGCAGGATTACACTGACGCTGCCGCACAGGCACGCGTGGCCCGCGCGACCGTGGCGCAGAACAACGCCGCGCTGGAAACCGCCCGCGTCAACTTGCGCTTTACTACAGTACCTGCGCCGATCAGTGGGCGCATCGGCCGCTCGCTCGTCACCGTGGGCGGGCTCGCCAGCAACAGCCAGACCACGCCGCTAGCGGTCATCCAGCGGACCGATCCGATGTTCGTGGACATGCAGCAATCCGCTGCGGACCTCACCGCCCTGCGCCGCAAGCTGCGTACCGGCGGGATCGAGGCGGGCAGCACGCAAGTGACGCTCAAGCTGGAGGACGGCAGCGACTATCCGCAGACCGGCACCGTCCAGTTCTCCGAAGTGACCGTTAACCAGGACACCGGCACCGTCACCTTGCGCGCGCGCTTCCCCAATCCCCAGGGCATGCTGCTGCCGGGCACATTCGTGAACGCGGTATTTAACCAGGCGATCGAGACCAACGCCTTCCTCGTCCCGCAACAGGCGATCCAGCGCGATTTCGACGGCTCGGCCTACGTCATGCTGGTCGGGCCCAAAGACAAGACGGGGGGGAACAAGGCCGTGCGCCGCAAGGTCATGGCCACGCGCACGTTCGGCGCCAATTGGGTCGTCACCTCGGGCCTAGTCCGCGGCGACCGCATCATCATGCAGGGGCTGAACGGCCTCAAGCAGGGCGCGCCGATCGTCCCGGTTCCGGCCAGTGCTCCGCAGGACCCCACCAAGGCGCCCCGCGGTGGCGCGGGCGGCAAGTCCGGCGCCGGACAGGGTGCACCCTCGAAGCAGGGTAGCTGA
- a CDS encoding sodium:proton antiporter: MLGLSLPEPYIVWLAGAGVLIALVAWLPLALKRLPLSLPIICIAIGAILFSLPAVTLRPFPMDMPKATERLTEFVVIIALMGAGLKLDRAFKWRRWSVTWRLLAVTMPLSIGAITLIAGWGLGLGWAAALLLGAALAPTDPVLAADVQVGPPKSGEEDEVRFGLTSEAGLNDGLAFPFVNLAMALALAASTGEPWLKEWVLHSVVWEIAAGILVGWLIGRLFGWLTFHVPAETRLAQTGDGLIAIAATFISYGVAEILDCYGFLSVFVTALALRRSHRDHDFNYQMHALTEQVERIAMMVLLILFGGAVVNGLLSPLGWQDWLAAIAIILVVRPIAGMIAMTGLKADLSERLTLAFFGIRGVGSFYYLAYALNHGKFADGDRLWAIVGLVALLSILLHGLTVTPIMRTLDRLHGRDPDEEEARPDPVGAPA; encoded by the coding sequence ATGCTCGGCCTCTCGCTGCCCGAACCCTATATCGTCTGGCTGGCCGGGGCGGGCGTACTGATCGCCCTCGTCGCTTGGCTGCCACTTGCGTTGAAGCGACTGCCGCTGTCGTTGCCGATCATCTGCATCGCCATCGGTGCGATCCTGTTCTCCCTGCCGGCGGTCACCTTGCGGCCGTTCCCGATGGACATGCCGAAGGCGACCGAGCGGCTGACCGAGTTCGTCGTCATCATCGCGCTGATGGGCGCAGGCCTGAAGCTCGACCGCGCGTTCAAGTGGCGGCGTTGGAGCGTCACGTGGCGGCTGCTCGCGGTCACCATGCCGCTCAGCATCGGCGCGATCACACTGATCGCCGGGTGGGGCCTGGGCCTGGGCTGGGCCGCCGCGCTTCTGCTGGGCGCTGCCCTGGCGCCGACCGATCCCGTGCTCGCGGCGGACGTACAGGTCGGCCCGCCCAAGTCGGGCGAGGAAGACGAAGTGCGCTTCGGCCTCACCTCCGAAGCCGGGCTAAACGACGGCCTGGCGTTCCCGTTCGTAAACCTGGCGATGGCGCTGGCCCTGGCGGCGAGCACAGGCGAGCCGTGGCTGAAGGAATGGGTGCTGCACAGCGTCGTGTGGGAGATCGCGGCGGGCATCCTGGTCGGCTGGCTGATCGGCAGGCTGTTCGGCTGGCTGACCTTCCATGTGCCGGCCGAGACCAGGCTTGCGCAGACCGGCGACGGACTGATCGCCATCGCGGCGACGTTCATCTCCTATGGCGTTGCCGAAATCCTCGACTGCTACGGCTTTCTATCTGTCTTCGTGACCGCGCTGGCGCTGCGTCGCTCGCACCGCGACCACGACTTCAACTACCAGATGCATGCTCTGACCGAACAGGTCGAACGCATCGCCATGATGGTGCTGCTGATCCTGTTCGGTGGCGCAGTGGTGAACGGACTGCTGAGCCCGCTCGGCTGGCAGGACTGGCTCGCTGCGATCGCGATCATCCTGGTGGTTCGGCCGATCGCGGGCATGATCGCGATGACCGGCTTGAAGGCGGACTTGTCGGAGCGCCTGACGCTCGCCTTCTTCGGCATCCGCGGGGTCGGCTCGTTCTATTATCTCGCCTACGCACTGAACCACGGCAAGTTCGCCGATGGCGACCGCTTGTGGGCAATCGTCGGACTGGTCGCCCTGTTATCGATCCTGCTGCATGGGCTGACGGTGACGCCAATCATGCGCACGCTTGATCGCCTGCACGGCCGCGATCCTGACGAGGAGGAGGCCAGACCCGATCCGGTCGGCGCGCCGGCTTGA
- a CDS encoding Lrp/AsnC family transcriptional regulator, with protein MFADARLESRYRHRCRLQWVIMLPPVLDRYDLRILQRLTEDGRITWRDLAEEIGLSITPTIRRVRILEDAGYITGYAARLDEGRLAGTMIVFISVTLERQVREALEQFEAKVSDLPEVMSGFLMTGGADYLLRAVVRDLDHYRDLLESLTQIAGVAHIQSSFALKSFINRPAPALSGMQ; from the coding sequence GTGTTTGCAGATGCGCGGCTGGAGAGTAGATACCGCCATCGTTGCAGACTCCAGTGGGTTATTATGCTACCGCCTGTACTCGATCGCTATGACCTCCGCATCCTGCAGAGACTCACGGAAGACGGGCGCATCACCTGGCGCGACCTGGCCGAGGAGATCGGCCTGTCGATTACCCCGACCATCCGCCGGGTGCGGATACTGGAGGACGCCGGCTACATCACCGGCTACGCGGCGCGGCTCGATGAAGGTCGGCTGGCAGGGACGATGATCGTGTTCATCTCGGTCACGCTGGAGCGCCAGGTGCGTGAAGCGCTCGAGCAGTTCGAGGCGAAGGTCAGCGACCTTCCGGAAGTGATGAGCGGGTTCCTGATGACGGGCGGCGCGGACTACCTGCTTCGGGCGGTCGTCAGGGATCTCGATCACTACCGCGACTTGCTGGAGAGCCTCACCCAGATCGCCGGGGTGGCGCATATCCAGAGCAGCTTCGCGCTGAAATCCTTTATCAATCGTCCCGCACCGGCACTTTCTGGCATGCAATAG
- a CDS encoding indolepyruvate ferredoxin oxidoreductase family protein: protein MKIDRITSLDAIYNAESGPAFMTGIQALVRLPLMQRRLDRRRGLNTAGLISGYRGSPVGAYDQQLWKARAFLDAHDVVFQPGLNEDLAATALWGAQMHRAYGPTKADGVFGIWYGKGNGVDRTGDVFRNANMLGTSALGGVLAIGGDDHSAQSSMFPHQTDGIFQSVMMPVLQPADVSEILTLGLAGIALSRFSGVWVAMKTIAEVVESAATFDLPDAFPNFVSPPELVPAHGLNWDPRISWPAERFEYERRMIEERIPAAIGWAAANRIDTPVFAASRKRMCVVTVGKAHQDLMQALANLGIGEDEADALGLSIYKVAMSWPLATEPLLAFAGEAEEIFVVEEKAGTVEAQIKSALFNRSGPRPRVTGKTDDRDGKLLPIVSEFTPLMVARALVRRLGQGGPIDIAARLAAIETAADRGTVVPFPARKPFFCSGCPHNSSTRTPEGSISGGGIGCHVMALSQPKLKTATFSQMGGEGLQWVGAAPFSQTGHVFQNIGDGTYQHSGLLAVRAAVAAGTNITFKILYNDAVAMTGGQPAEGAIAPRRVVEQLLAEGVGQVRLVSDDPDRWHGQMPAGVAIHHRDDMDGIQREMREISGVTAIVYEQTCAAEKRRRRKRGAFPDPDRRLFINAAVCEGCGDCSVQSNCIAVEPLPTAYGTKRRINQSACNKDFSCVKGFCPSFVEIDGAAVRRPEASHILAMEEARFGSLPAPEPMQLNGVYNIYVAGIGGLGVLTTGALLGTAAHLSGLTATVLDFTGLAQKNGAVVSQVRIAPQGSPIHAVRIGAGETDLLLGTDSLVAASPDALRKFAQGRGAIVLNGDETPTADVVTDRDAKLPTGQIVQTLLGRAADRGFLLRATQIAEGLFGNSVAANVLIVGYAWQKGLLPLTAEAFEAAIEANGAAVPLNKRAFAWGRLAAIDPDAVDAIAGIAKAPAVVEETVEAMIARRIADLTQYQDASYAARYAELMQRVDAAAKRLGDRALDFRRAVAANGYKLMAYKDEYEVARLYADPSFRQSLEAQFADTKRISVWLAPPLLSRTDPRTGRPAKRKFGPWAFTAFRALAAARRLRGTWADPFGYTAERKAERELATHYEAMIAALCDTLDGASLDRATRLAGLPDQVRGYGPVKEAAMEQYYVQVAAIQAERPALDSMAA, encoded by the coding sequence GTGAAGATCGATCGCATCACCAGTCTCGACGCCATCTACAACGCCGAGAGTGGTCCCGCATTCATGACCGGCATCCAAGCGCTAGTCCGCTTGCCGCTGATGCAGCGCCGGCTGGACCGGCGGCGAGGGCTGAACACCGCCGGCCTGATCTCCGGCTATCGCGGCTCGCCCGTTGGCGCCTATGATCAGCAACTATGGAAGGCGCGGGCCTTTCTCGATGCGCACGACGTGGTGTTCCAGCCCGGGCTGAACGAGGATCTCGCCGCCACGGCCTTGTGGGGCGCGCAAATGCATCGCGCATACGGCCCGACCAAGGCCGATGGCGTGTTCGGGATTTGGTACGGCAAGGGCAATGGCGTCGACCGGACCGGTGACGTGTTCCGAAACGCCAACATGCTGGGCACCTCTGCCCTGGGCGGAGTGTTGGCGATCGGCGGCGACGACCACAGCGCGCAATCCTCTATGTTCCCGCACCAGACCGACGGCATCTTTCAGTCGGTGATGATGCCGGTGCTGCAGCCAGCGGACGTGTCCGAGATCCTGACGCTGGGCCTGGCGGGCATCGCCCTGTCGCGCTTCTCTGGCGTGTGGGTGGCGATGAAGACGATCGCCGAAGTGGTCGAGAGTGCGGCGACGTTCGACTTGCCCGACGCTTTCCCCAATTTCGTGTCTCCACCCGAGTTGGTGCCCGCGCATGGCCTGAACTGGGATCCACGCATCAGCTGGCCGGCCGAGCGGTTCGAGTACGAGCGCCGGATGATCGAAGAGCGTATCCCGGCGGCGATCGGCTGGGCTGCTGCCAATCGCATCGATACGCCGGTGTTCGCCGCCTCTCGCAAGCGCATGTGCGTGGTCACCGTGGGCAAGGCGCATCAGGACCTTATGCAGGCGCTCGCCAACCTGGGCATCGGCGAGGACGAGGCCGACGCACTCGGCCTGTCGATCTACAAGGTGGCGATGAGCTGGCCGCTTGCGACCGAGCCGCTGCTGGCGTTTGCCGGCGAGGCCGAAGAGATCTTCGTGGTCGAGGAGAAGGCCGGCACTGTGGAGGCGCAGATCAAGTCGGCGCTGTTCAACCGCTCGGGCCCGCGTCCTCGCGTCACCGGTAAGACCGACGATCGCGATGGCAAGCTGCTTCCGATCGTTTCCGAGTTCACGCCGCTGATGGTCGCCCGCGCGCTTGTCCGTCGATTGGGTCAAGGTGGTCCGATCGATATCGCGGCTCGTCTCGCCGCGATCGAGACGGCAGCGGATCGCGGCACGGTGGTGCCGTTCCCGGCGCGCAAGCCGTTCTTCTGTTCGGGCTGCCCGCACAACAGCTCCACGCGAACGCCAGAGGGTTCGATCTCGGGTGGCGGCATTGGCTGCCATGTCATGGCGCTGTCGCAGCCCAAGCTGAAGACCGCGACGTTCAGCCAGATGGGCGGTGAGGGCTTGCAGTGGGTCGGCGCCGCGCCGTTCTCTCAGACCGGCCACGTCTTCCAGAACATCGGCGACGGCACTTACCAGCACAGCGGCTTGCTGGCGGTCCGCGCTGCGGTGGCGGCGGGCACCAACATCACTTTCAAGATCCTCTACAACGATGCGGTGGCGATGACCGGGGGGCAGCCGGCCGAAGGTGCGATCGCGCCGCGCCGGGTGGTGGAGCAGCTGCTGGCTGAAGGCGTCGGCCAGGTCCGTCTCGTCAGCGACGATCCCGATCGTTGGCACGGCCAGATGCCGGCAGGGGTCGCGATCCATCACCGCGACGACATGGATGGCATACAGCGCGAAATGCGTGAGATCTCCGGTGTCACCGCCATCGTCTACGAGCAAACCTGCGCGGCCGAGAAGCGCCGCCGCCGCAAGCGCGGAGCGTTCCCCGATCCCGACCGTCGCCTGTTCATCAACGCCGCCGTTTGCGAGGGCTGCGGCGATTGCTCGGTGCAGTCCAACTGCATCGCGGTCGAGCCGCTGCCGACCGCCTACGGCACCAAGCGGCGGATCAATCAGTCCGCCTGCAACAAGGACTTCTCCTGCGTGAAGGGGTTCTGCCCCAGCTTCGTCGAGATCGACGGCGCCGCGGTGCGCAGGCCGGAGGCATCGCACATCCTCGCGATGGAGGAGGCGCGCTTCGGCAGCCTTCCCGCACCCGAGCCGATGCAGCTGAACGGCGTCTACAACATCTATGTCGCCGGGATCGGCGGCTTGGGCGTGCTGACCACGGGCGCGCTGCTGGGCACGGCGGCGCACTTGTCCGGGCTGACCGCGACTGTGCTGGACTTCACAGGCCTTGCGCAGAAGAACGGCGCGGTCGTCAGTCAGGTGCGGATCGCGCCGCAGGGCTCACCGATCCATGCCGTGCGCATCGGTGCGGGCGAGACGGATCTGCTGCTGGGAACGGACTCGCTCGTCGCCGCCAGCCCCGATGCCTTGCGCAAGTTTGCCCAAGGGCGCGGCGCCATCGTGCTGAACGGTGATGAGACGCCGACGGCGGACGTCGTGACCGATCGCGATGCCAAGCTGCCGACCGGCCAGATCGTGCAGACGCTGCTCGGACGCGCGGCCGACCGCGGCTTCCTGCTCCGTGCCACGCAGATCGCCGAGGGTCTGTTCGGTAACAGCGTTGCCGCCAACGTGCTGATCGTCGGGTATGCCTGGCAGAAGGGGCTGCTGCCGCTGACCGCCGAGGCGTTCGAGGCGGCGATCGAGGCGAACGGCGCGGCCGTGCCGCTCAACAAGCGGGCGTTTGCCTGGGGTCGCCTGGCCGCGATCGATCCTGATGCGGTCGACGCCATAGCCGGGATCGCCAAGGCTCCGGCCGTGGTGGAGGAGACGGTCGAGGCGATGATTGCGCGCCGGATCGCCGACCTGACGCAGTACCAGGATGCAAGCTACGCCGCGCGCTATGCCGAGCTGATGCAGCGGGTGGATGCAGCCGCCAAGCGGTTGGGGGATCGTGCGCTGGACTTCCGCCGTGCGGTCGCCGCGAATGGCTACAAGCTCATGGCGTACAAGGACGAGTACGAGGTGGCCCGCCTCTATGCCGACCCATCGTTCCGGCAGTCGCTGGAGGCGCAGTTCGCCGATACCAAGCGGATCTCGGTGTGGCTCGCGCCGCCGTTGCTGTCGCGCACCGACCCGCGCACCGGGCGCCCTGCCAAGCGCAAGTTCGGACCCTGGGCGTTCACCGCGTTCCGCGCGCTGGCTGCAGCGCGGCGGCTTCGCGGCACCTGGGCGGACCCGTTCGGCTACACCGCCGAACGCAAGGCCGAGCGGGAGCTGGCTACGCACTACGAAGCCATGATCGCCGCACTGTGCGACACGCTGGACGGCGCTTCGCTCGATCGTGCCACACGGCTGGCCGGCTTGCCCGATCAGGTCCGCGGTTACGGGCCGGTCAAGGAGGCTGCGATGGAGCAGTACTACGTGCAGGTCGCCGCGATCCAGGCGGAGCGACCGGCGCTGGACAGCATGGCCGCCTGA
- a CDS encoding FadR/GntR family transcriptional regulator has protein sequence MNQPASMLPPESLVNQAMRMVREHITANKLKVGDVLPGEQYFANALGASRAVMREAFGALAALRLIDVGNGRRPRVAAIDGSVLATSLQHAVSTEQITVRQVWDVRRTLELRTVELAALNRAPSQAYRILRHAEAMLSANGDLSVITEQDIGFHQTIAEASGNVLFQQIVRSFEILMHVAVPTAWKTRVTDAQKQAMLDHHLAVATAIAAGDAGAAQAAMNSHFDLSIQRVI, from the coding sequence GTGAACCAGCCTGCTTCGATGCTGCCGCCAGAATCGCTGGTGAACCAGGCCATGCGCATGGTGCGTGAGCATATCACCGCCAACAAGCTGAAGGTCGGTGACGTCCTGCCGGGAGAACAGTACTTCGCGAACGCTCTGGGTGCGAGCCGGGCTGTGATGCGCGAGGCATTCGGGGCGCTCGCCGCGCTGCGGCTGATCGATGTGGGCAATGGTCGCAGGCCGAGGGTGGCTGCCATTGATGGCTCGGTGCTGGCGACTTCTCTACAGCATGCGGTCTCGACCGAGCAGATCACCGTCCGGCAAGTGTGGGACGTGCGCCGCACATTGGAGCTGCGCACGGTCGAGCTGGCCGCCCTGAACCGTGCACCATCGCAAGCCTATCGCATTCTTCGCCACGCAGAGGCCATGCTGTCCGCCAATGGCGACCTGTCGGTCATCACCGAGCAGGACATCGGCTTTCACCAGACCATCGCCGAGGCGAGTGGCAACGTGCTGTTCCAGCAGATCGTCCGCTCGTTCGAGATCCTGATGCACGTGGCGGTGCCGACGGCCTGGAAGACCCGCGTGACCGACGCGCAGAAGCAGGCCATGCTCGACCATCACCTCGCCGTCGCGACCGCAATCGCGGCGGGCGACGCCGGGGCAGCGCAGGCGGCGATGAACTCGCACTTCGACCTTTCGATCCAGCGCGTCATCTGA